TGCAATTGCTCAACCACACGTTCTCATGAGTGGCAGACGAGTTGAATTCTGTTTGCAGTCGTGGTCTTCGAGGTTGTGGTCAAGGGTTCATGAGCGCTTcttctttctcattctcattgTTACAActaaatgtgtgtttcatttaaagcatttcTCTTTGTTGCTGTCAACCCGCTAACAAATCCCGTCCCCCCAACTCTTCCCCCCCTCAGACATATACCGCAGTGTACTATGTCCTGGCTGACATGGTGATGCTGGGGATGTACTTTTACTACATGGTCAAGAACAGGAGGTTTGCCAGTAAGTCtggatgtgttttgtgttgtctgCCTTGTATGGTCCTTGGCTGTTTAATCAGTCAAGTTTTTGATTGAATAGCTGTATTGATTCATTTTTGAGTTTGGTTATTGTTCTGTTGTCATCCAAATCGCAAAGACAACATTAATAATCGATTAATAAACAAGCGTAACTTTTATGTGTATACTTATTTAAAACTAGTGTTTGCTggttttactttatttcaaaCTTTATATGCATagaaacatatataaataaatatgagtgCTAAAACCAAAGTGATTTCTTTTCCAAGACCCCATTTAGATAGAGCAGGTTGTTAATCTATCCAACTCTACTTTTTTGTCTACAAGTTTATGAATCTTTTGTACACATGTGACAAGTGGTTTGCTGAAGTCAGAGGAACACTACCCTGGTGTCACTTTTCTTGGCTCCATTTGTTATCCTTTACAGTTGCAAGCCTGCTGTTCCATGCTCTTACCCACAGTAGGTTGAGGAGGCTGCAGTTTTGATAACTTTACCATAACCTTCTGAGTTTTATGAGAAGGAATGTCTTGTGGTGGCTGATTTGGTTGTCTTGGTTGGTGAAGCAGATTGAATTGTTTAATAGGAATTTGCTGACGTCATGGCTGCTGATATTGATCCATGCCTCTGCTTTGTATCACTGCAGACAGTTCAGTCCTGAATGCTGTGGGTTTGGTCTGTATGGTGGGGGCTTCTGCGTCACTGGTTGCCCTCCCAGGGGCGGGGCCTCAAGTGGACATAGTGCCCTCAAAGTTCAAAGGTCGGGCTCTGCTATCTGATCTCGAAGACAATGGTTCCATAGAGGTGAGTACATGGTGCTGTCACCAGTTTGGGAATATGTCGGGGGAAAAATCTCTAACCAATGTGACGATTTTCGCCTTTgcctttgtctttctgtctgaaatTCAGAGCTTCACCACCAAGGAGATTATCGGCTTTACTATCGGCTCTGTGTCCTCCCTGCTCTACCTCTGTTCCAGATTGCCGCAGATTTACACTAATGTGAGTATGAACGTGGGTAGTTGGGGCAGAGAGCTTTGcacaggaaggagcaggaggactAACATATAATAGCCACAGTATTTGAActctttctcattctcagtCTTTCCTGaatctccctgtctgtgtgcagtctcGCAGGAAGTCAACAGAGGGTGTTTCCTACTTCCTGTTTGCCCTGGTGATCCTGGGCAACACTACATATGGTCTGAGTGTGCTGCTGAAGAATCCGGACTATGGCCAGGGTGAGGGCAGCTACGTGGTGCACCACCTGCCCTGGCTGATCGGCAGTCTTGGAACCCTCTCGCTCGACCTGGTGGTATCCTTTTTAAACCTGGCCACACCTGTGTCCCCAGCCACATGTTACCATGAGTGTGTCTGCCGATCTGAGAGTGCAGTGTAGTGGCTGCAGTGTACcgtattggtaaggagcagggcttgtaaacaaaaggcTTGCTGGTatgattccctggtggggcactgctgctgggcaaaatccacagttgcctcagtaaatatccagctatataaatagataacatgtaaaaaaattgtatcctatttaagtcactctagatgagagtgtctgctaaatggcaataataaatgtaatgtaatgaagttgGTATGTTTGGTGTTTAGGTCCTATCTTGCTCTTTTGTGTTCCTCCGCcccttcgctctctctctctctctggtgtttCCTTGATTCTCAGCTCACCAGATCTCCATGCAGTTCCTGTTGTATCGCAACGCCCCTAGAGAGCAAGGCAAACAAGATGAGACCGCCGCCCTGCTGGACAACTGATGTACTGCAGCGTGAGGTGCACTGCAGAAGATCCGATCGTCAGGATGGGTGGATACTTCCCGACGTGTGCTCACACATGACAaaatgtgtgtggctgtataaacgcacatgtgtgtgctttcaAGTTCACATTCCCATCTCTCCAGCATGTCaagcagagaacacagaaaCTGGTGTTAAATGGTatgatttagattttttttttttagatttattttttttatttttcttttaattattttatctttatgtGTCTgccaaattttatttgataaacaTATACGGTTATTTCAGACTGGGAGAGATGTTCACTTGGAACTGTTCTTAGATGTTCTTAACTTCTGAAGTGTATAAAGGGAACTTGGTCTATTCacatatgtgtttttcaaaaatttgTTTCACCTAATGAAATGGCACAATTGAAATGCCTCATAATTGTAATACTAGTTGCCATTACAAACAGTAGTTTCTTGCAGAGTGACCATTCTGAGCTGTAGATTTTACAGCTTCAATAGCCAACTCTCAGACCCATGTCCAGGTATTGCTAAACATATTTGAAGAGAGTTGTTTTACAATTAAACCTTGGTCTTCCATTTTGTTGAAATGGGGAAATACACAGTGCCAGCACATAAGTAAAAATACTGGTGCCTGATTGTACCTGTAACTTTCGTTGTTAGGATAATTGTTATTATATGGTTTTTTTAGATGTATTTTAAAGTTTACAGCAGTGACCTCGAATGTCAAAACATCTTTGTACAATTTTGTAACTGAAGTATTCCTTTCATTTGTAGATTTTCCTCACCCTTTTccctattttatttatttttggttgattttattttgtttccgGTTTATGATTTTTGGTTGGACTTGTTTTCTAATCTTGTTGATGCTGGTGCTGTCTGGTCGTGTCAGTGACAGTACAGTATAGGTGTTAGCTGTGGTTAAGCTGCTGTGTTGTCcactaaaaatgttttttggatgAAACCCTggtgtcatttttcatgttgtgtgtTCAAACTGCGTGGAAGGGGGTTCATTACTGGGGTGCAGCAGATTGTTTTGGAAAATAAGGCCCCCTTTAAGAACACAGCTTGGGTTGTGCTCGA
This portion of the Megalops cyprinoides isolate fMegCyp1 chromosome 7, fMegCyp1.pri, whole genome shotgun sequence genome encodes:
- the slc66a1 gene encoding lysosomal amino acid transporter 1 homolog — translated: MWTDGVFSRGSIGWRTDGNFSTLCPNGSEWVWVGLGECARDGRDMASVTLGLLSILCFMVSSIPQYFNSCKTGNMDSALSIWFLLLWLGGDTCNLVGSFLADQLPLQTYTAVYYVLADMVMLGMYFYYMVKNRRFANSSVLNAVGLVCMVGASASLVALPGAGPQVDIVPSKFKGRALLSDLEDNGSIESFTTKEIIGFTIGSVSSLLYLCSRLPQIYTNSRRKSTEGVSYFLFALVILGNTTYGLSVLLKNPDYGQGEGSYVVHHLPWLIGSLGTLSLDLVISMQFLLYRNAPREQGKQDETAALLDN